The window ATGGGATGCACTGGCGCGGACTGAGGCTGGAAAGCGAAAAAAGGTGGAGAAGTAATAGCTATGAATCAATGAGATAGGGAGTATTTGTGGATAAATCTTAACTTGTTAGTTGCAATGCTTTACTAAATTTTTTTATGATATAAACAGTTTGGCCCCAATTGACTTGTTCAGATTTATATTTCCTCTTTATTATCAATAGATTAATCTATTTTTTCTTTTCCTGAAAAATCTCATCCAGCAGACTGTTTTTTTCCCATAATCCGGCAAAGCGGGCGGCGTTGCTGGCGGTGTAGCGCACGGTGTGACGAATATTACGGTGGCCGAGATAATCCTGGATAAGCCGCGTGTCCGTTCCTCTTTCCGCCAGCTCATAACCGCAGGCGTGGCGTAGCATATGCGGGTGCGTATGGGTGACGGTTCCGGCATCGATTCCGGCGGCGCGGATGATGCGGTAAGCCTGTTGACGGGAAAGCGGCGTGCCGCGACGGGAAATAAATACCGCATCGGTACGATTTGCGCCCCGCCAGGCTGCGCGTTCGCGGCTCCAGCGTTCAACCGCTTCCCGCTCATCAAAGCGCAGCGGATGAATGGTTGAAAAGCCATTTTTCAGGCGGCGGATATTGATCCGTCCTTCGTTAAGATCCAGATCCCGG is drawn from Citrobacter rodentium NBRC 105723 = DSM 16636 and contains these coding sequences:
- a CDS encoding tyrosine-type DNA invertase, which produces MNRRRYLTGKEVQAMMLAARHGPTGERDYCLILLAFRHGMRISELLDLHYRDLDLNEGRINIRRLKNGFSTIHPLRFDEREAVERWSRERAAWRGANRTDAVFISRRGTPLSRQQAYRIIRAAGIDAGTVTHTHPHMLRHACGYELAERGTDTRLIQDYLGHRNIRHTVRYTASNAARFAGLWEKNSLLDEIFQEKKK